In a genomic window of Erigeron canadensis isolate Cc75 chromosome 5, C_canadensis_v1, whole genome shotgun sequence:
- the LOC122600029 gene encoding lysine-specific demethylase JMJ706-like, translating into MVEGRVCLSREDTLNFLKHKRLQRMKASTVDDPPVMSNLMAKSGGDMVRGSASCHDRLLGSLNLYAQSSSAVYGRDNTLQPKVEKFGTNDLEWTEQIPECPVYYPTKEEFEDPLVYLQKIAPEASRFGICKIVSPLSASVPAGIVLMREKAGFKFTTRVQPLRLAEWNTDDKVTFFMSGRNYTFRDYEKMANKVFARRYYSAGCLPSTYVEKEFWQEIACGKTESVEYACDVDGSAFSSSPTDQLASSKWNLKKVSRLSRSTLRLLERTIPGVTEPMLYIGMLFSMFAWHVEDHYLYSMNYHHCGAAKTWYGVPGHAALDFEKVVRQEVYTHDILLTDGEDGAFDVLLEKTTLFPPNILSQNGVPVYKAVQKPGEFVVTFPRAYHAGFSHGFNCSEAVNFAIGDWFLLGSIASHRYALLNRAPLLPHEELLCKESMILRSTMEYEDQYSEDMISHQNIKAAFINLIRFQHRIRWCLLKSSEYMGASTHSHGTILCSICKRDCYVAYINCNCYLHPVCLRHEFKLLNLTCGDNYSISVREDILDMEAVASMFEQEKDVVTEVQKQSEISNDMILLSKLYPLTENEAYIPYCKIECGIDVNKFERESGSGPEILDASTISPSETTSLINHVDSNSTVRDAKTATKDLAAKMQEVSPVIDETLRGNVHVDVSHTYQETDDSDSETFRVKRRSSSKSENRNSDEYVRSSIENQGLKRLKKVQPEESFRHDLAPEFSIHRKESVSKEIFVRGTTTPILIKYKKTGNEEAVSNHRDDSFYHEPGNTVRQPLPLESGPKRLKIKGPSIISLKNIPL; encoded by the exons ATG GTGGAAGGACGGGTTTGTTTATCCAGAGAGGATACATTAAACTTTCTGAAGCATAAGAGGCTTCAGCGAATGAAAGCTAGCACTGTGGATGATCCTCCAGTTATGTCTAACCTAATGGCTAAAAGTGGGGGAGATATGGTAAGAGGTTCTGCATCTTGTCATGATAGATTACTCGGAAGTTTGAACTTGTATGCTCAGTCTTCTTCTGCTGTGTATGGGAGAGATAATACGTTACAGCCGAAGGTGGAGAAGTTTGGTACAAATGATCTTGAATGGACAGAACAAATTCCAGAGTGCCCTGTATACTATCCTACTAAAGAAGAGTTTGAAGATCCTCTGGTTTATTTGCAAAAGATAGCTCCAGAAGCTTCAAGATTTG GTATATGCAAGATTGTTTCACCTTTAAGTGCTTCTGTTCCTGCTGGTATagttttgatgagagagaaagcTGGTTTTAAGTTTACTACAAGAGTGCAACCTCTTCGTCTTGCTGAGTGGAATACCGATGATAAGGTCACCTTCTTCATGAGTGGAAG AAATTATACATTCCGTGATTATGAGAAAATGGCGAACAAGGTCTTTGCTCGTAGATATTATAGTGCTGGATGTCTTCCTTCTACCTATGTAGAAAAGGAATTTTGGCAAGAAATAGCTTGTGGAAAGACAGAAAGTGTTGAATACGCATGTGATGTTGATGGCAGTGCGTTTTCATCTTCTCCGACAGATCAACTTGCAAGTAGCAAATGGAATTTAAag AAAGTTTCAAGACTATCCCGATCCACTCTGCGTCTGCTTGAAAGAACGATTCCG GGAGTTACTGAGCCCATGCTTTACATTGGGATGCTATTTAGTATGTTCGCTTGGCATGTTGAAGATCATTACTTATACAG CATGAATTATCACCATTGTGGTGCTGCAAAAACTTGGTATGGTGTTCCTGGGCATGCTGCTCTGGATTTTGAGAAGGTGGTTCGCCAAGAAGTGTACACTCATGACATTCTATTAACTGATGGGGAGGATGGTGCTTTTGATGTTCTTTTGGAGAAGACAACCTTGTTTCCTCCAAATATTTTGTCACAAAACGGAGTTCCAGTTTATAAGGCTGTTCAAAAGCCTGGAGAATTCGTGGTGACCTTTCCCAGAGCATATCATGCAGGATTTAGTCATG GTTTCAATTGCAGCGAGGCTGTAAATTTTGCAATTGGTGACTGGTTCCTGTTGGGATCAATAGCTAGTCATCGTTATGCTCTTCTAAACCGGGCACCTCTCCTTCCTCATGAGGAACTTTTGTGCAAAGAATCTATGATCCTTCGTTCAACTATGGAATATGAAGATCAATATTCCGAAGATATGATTTCTCATCAAAACATTAAGGCGGCATTTATAAACTTGATCCGTTTCCAACACCGTATTCGTTGGTGTCTACTTAAATCAAGTGAATACATGGGTGCTTCCACTCACTCCCATGGAACCATTCTCTGCAGTATATGTAAACGTGACTGTTATGTAGCATATATCAACTGCAATTGCTATCTGCATCCTGTGTGCCTGCGCCATG AGTTCAAGCTACTTAACCTAACTTGTGGAGACAACTACTCTATCTCTGTAAGGGAGGATATCCTAGACATGGAGGCTGTAGCCAGTATGTTTGAGCAGGAGAAAGATGTTGTAACTGAGGTTCAAAAGCAATCTGAAATTTCCAATGACATGATTTTGCTATCTAAGTTGTATCCACTAACTGAAAATGAAGCTTATATTCCATATTGCAAAATTGAGTGTGGAATTGATGTGAACAAGTTTGAGCGGGAGTCAGGCTCAGGTCCCGAAATCTTGGATGCTTCTACAATATCTCCATCAGAAACTACATCTTTGATTAACCAC GTTGATAGTAATTCTACCGTAAGAGATGCCAAGACTGCTACCAAAGATTTAGCTGCCAAAATGCAGGAAGTTTCACCAGTGATTGATGAAACTCTCCGAGGCAATGTCCATGTGGATGTCAGTCATACATACCAAGAAACTGATGATTCCGACTCAGAAACATTCAGGGTCAAACGTCGTTCCTCTTCAAAGTCAGAGAATAGAAATTCTGATGAGTATGTTCGTTCAAGTATTGAAAATCAG GGGCTTAAACGATTGAAGAAAGTACAGCCTGAAGAAAGCTTCCGGCATGATTTGGCGCCAGAGTTTTCCATTCACCGTAAAGAAAGTGTATCAAAGGAAATATTTGTAAGAGGAACTACCACTCCCATCTTAATCAAATACAAGAAAACGGGGAACGAAGAAGCTGTGAGCAATCATAGAGATGATAGTTTCTACCATGAACCGGGGAATACCGTAAGGCAGCCACTGCCTCTAGAGAGCGGCCCAAAACGATTAAAAATCAAAGGCCCTTCAATCATAAGTTTGAAAAACATTCCCCTTTGA